One Actinomycetospora corticicola genomic window, TGCCCCTGCGCCTGCGGGTCGCCCGCCGCGGCAGCCGTCGGGCGCTCACCGCCGTCGGGGTCATCGCGGTCGTCCTGGCCCTGGTGAACCTCGTGGAGGCGTTCCTCCCGGCCTTCCCCGGGTGGATGCGGGCGGAGATGGTCGTCGTCGCCGCGCTGATGGCGGCGGTCGGGGTGCTCGTGACGCGCGCACGCGGACGCGCGACCATGGCGGGGTGAGCGCGGACCCCGGAGCCGGCCGCCGCCGGCGGTTGAGCGAGGAGGAGCGCCGGCGGCAGATCCTGGCGGCGACCGTGTCGACGGTGGCCGCGCACGGATACGACAACGCCTCGCTCGCCCGCATCGCCGAGCAGGCCGGGGTCTCGAAGGGGCTCGTGTCCCACTACTTCGGGACCAAGGAGGACCTGATGGCGCACGCGGCCACCGAGGCCGTGCGCGTGGTCCGGGAGGCGATCGCCGCGGAGCTCGACCTCGCGGCACCCGTGCCGGTGGTCGTGCGTGCCGCCCTGCACCGGGCGGCGCACCTGCGGACGACCCACCGCGAGGTGGTCGCCGCCCTCGGACAGATCCTCACCCAGCTCCGCGCGGCCGACGGCTCGCCCCGGCTGAGCCTCGCCGACTACGAGGAGACCTACCGCGCGCAGGAGGTGCTGTTCCGCCGCGGCCAGGCCGAGGGCACCCTGCGCGACCTCGACCCGCGCGTCGTCGCCGTCACCTACCAGGGGGCGATCGACAGCATGCTCGGGTACGCCGAGGCACACCCGGACACCGACCTCGACCGCTACGCCGACACCCTCGCCGACCTGTTGCTGGGTGGCCTCCAGGTCGGGGGCTGACGCGCGTCGGTGGTCAGCGCGCCGCCCGTGCCGCGAACGCCGTGAGCGCCGCGGGGTCGTCGACCGCCCCCGGGCTCGCGACCTCGTCGACCGGCCGGCCCCGGAGGATCTGCTTGACGGGCTTCTCCAGCTTCTTCCCCGTCATCGTGCGCGGGACGGCGGGCACGGCCTCGATGACGTCGGGGAGGTGGCGCGGGGACAGCTCGGACTTCAACGCCGAGCGGATCCGGCCGAGCAGCCCGTCGTCGAGAACGCCTCCCCCGGCGACCACCACGAAGAGCAGCAGCTCCCCCGGCCCGCCGTCGCCGGCCTCGAGGTGCACGACGAGGGAGTCGGCGACCTCCGGGAGCTCCTCGACGACGGCGTAGAACTCGGCGGTGCCGAGCCGGACGCCGCCGCGGTTGAGGGTCGCGTCGGAGCGGCCGGTGATGACGAAGCTGCCGCGCGAGGTGCGGACCGCCCAGTCGCCGTGGCGCCAGACGCCCGGGAACTCGTCGAAGTAGGACTCGCGGTAGCGCTCGTCGCCCGGGTCGTTCCAGAAGCGGACCGGCATCGACGGCATCGGGCGGCGGATCACCAGCTCCCCGACCTCGTCGACGATCTCGCGGCCGGCCTCGTCGAAGACGGTGACGTCGACGCCGAGGCACGGCCCGGCTAGCTCGCCGCGGTACACCGGCAGCCACGGGTTGCCGGCGACGAAGCCGGAGCAGACGTCGGTCCCGCCGCTCATCGAGTTCACGAGTACCCCGTCGCCGAGCTGCTCGGCGGCCCACTCGAACCCGTCGTCGGGAAGGGGTGAGCCGGTGATCCCGAGGAGCCGCAGCGACGACAGGTCCCCGACCGACCGGGGCTCGATCCCCGCCTTGCGGCAGGCCATGAGGTAGGCGGGGCTGGTGCCGAGGTGGGTCAGCCGGGCGTCGGCGGCGATGCGCCACTGCCCGGTGAGGTCGGGGTACAGGAAGTTCCCGTCGACGAGCACGATCGCCGCCCGGCAGAGCAGGCCGGAGACGAGGATCGGCCACATCGTCCAGGCGGTGGTGGTGAACCAGCAGAAGCGGTCGCCGGGACGCAGGTCGAGCGCCAGCCCGTGGTTCTTGTAGTGCTCGAGCAGGATGCCGCCGTGCCCGTGGACGATCGCCTTGGGCAGCCCGGTGGTGCCCGAGGAGAAGAGCACCGTGAGCGGGTGGTCGAACGGCACGGGCTCGAAGGCGAGCTCGGCGGCCTCGCCCAGCAGGTCGGCCCACGGCGTCGCGTCCGGCACCTCGCAGGAGCCGTAGGGCACGGCCACGACGTGCCTGAGGGTCGGGAGGCCGGCGCGGATGGTCGCCACGTCGGCCGTCTTGTCGATCGGCTTGTCGCCGTAGACGTAGCCGCCGATGGTCAGCAGCACGCTCGGCTCGACCTGGGCGAAGCGGTCGATCACGCTGCGCGCGCCGAACTCCGGGGCGCAGGCCGCCCACACCGCACCGAGTGACGCGCACGCCAGGTAGGCGACGACGGCCTCGGGGACGTTCGGCAGAAAGCCGACCACGCGGTCGTCCCGCCCGACGCCGAGCCGCTGCAGGCCGGCCCGGCAGCGAGCGACCTGGTCGACGAGCTCGCCGAAGGTCAGCTCCCGCTTCTCCCGGGTCTGGGAGTACGCGACGACGGCGGACTGCCCCGGATCTCCCCGCAGCAGGTGGGAGGCGTAGTTGATCGCGCTGCCCGGGAACCAGGTCGCGCCCGGCATCTCCCGGGTCGCGAGGACCTCGTCGGACAGGCCGTCGACGCCGAAGTGGTCGCGGATCGCCCGCCAGAAGCCGTCGGGGTCCTCGACCGACCAGCGGTGCAGCTCCGCGTAGTCGGCGAACTCCCGGTCCAGTCCCGCGACGAACTCCCCCAGGGCCGTCCCGTCGAGGGGGCCGGCGTCCCGGATCACGGTCATGGCGTCACGCTCCGTCGGGCTCGGCACGGCTGGCAGGAGCACGATCCTCGCCCACCGGTGCGGCCGGGCGCCACGACGGCGGGGCGGAGCGGCCGCGGTCGCGGGTCGCCGACGCGATGCCGCTCTAGGATGGTCCACGGTGGAGGGACGAGACAGGCAGGACGCGACCATGGGCGGCGTGGGGGTGGCCGCGGGTTCCGACGCGGGCACGGACGTGCTCGCGGCGCCGGACCGGCTGGTCTCCCTGCACGACACCGGGCTCACCTCCACGCCCGACGCGGCGCTCGACGAGATCGCCGAGCGCGTCCGTCGCCTGCTGGGGGTCCCGGTGGCGCTCGTGTCGCTCGTCGATCCCGGCGGGCAGTGGTTCCCGGGCCAGGCGGGCCTGCCGCACCCCTGGTCCGTGCAGCGCCACACCCCGCTGAGCCACTCCTTCTGTCAGCACGTCGTGGCCTCCGCCGAGCCCCTCGTCGTCGTCGACGCCCGCGACGACGCCCGCGTCGACGAGAACCTCGCGATCCGGGACCTCGGGGTGATCGCCTACGCCGGGATCCCGCTCCTCGACGGGGCGGGGAACGTCCTCGGCTCCCTGTGCGCGATCGACCACCGGCCCCGGCGGTGGACGGCCGCCGAACTCGACCTGCTGAGCGGGCTCGCCGCCGGGTGCGCCGCGGAGCTGCGGGTCCGGCTCGCGCTCGCGGCGGCGGTCCGGGACCGCGAGCG contains:
- a CDS encoding TetR family transcriptional regulator, with the protein product MSADPGAGRRRRLSEEERRRQILAATVSTVAAHGYDNASLARIAEQAGVSKGLVSHYFGTKEDLMAHAATEAVRVVREAIAAELDLAAPVPVVVRAALHRAAHLRTTHREVVAALGQILTQLRAADGSPRLSLADYEETYRAQEVLFRRGQAEGTLRDLDPRVVAVTYQGAIDSMLGYAEAHPDTDLDRYADTLADLLLGGLQVGG
- a CDS encoding acetoacetate--CoA ligase, translating into MTVIRDAGPLDGTALGEFVAGLDREFADYAELHRWSVEDPDGFWRAIRDHFGVDGLSDEVLATREMPGATWFPGSAINYASHLLRGDPGQSAVVAYSQTREKRELTFGELVDQVARCRAGLQRLGVGRDDRVVGFLPNVPEAVVAYLACASLGAVWAACAPEFGARSVIDRFAQVEPSVLLTIGGYVYGDKPIDKTADVATIRAGLPTLRHVVAVPYGSCEVPDATPWADLLGEAAELAFEPVPFDHPLTVLFSSGTTGLPKAIVHGHGGILLEHYKNHGLALDLRPGDRFCWFTTTAWTMWPILVSGLLCRAAIVLVDGNFLYPDLTGQWRIAADARLTHLGTSPAYLMACRKAGIEPRSVGDLSSLRLLGITGSPLPDDGFEWAAEQLGDGVLVNSMSGGTDVCSGFVAGNPWLPVYRGELAGPCLGVDVTVFDEAGREIVDEVGELVIRRPMPSMPVRFWNDPGDERYRESYFDEFPGVWRHGDWAVRTSRGSFVITGRSDATLNRGGVRLGTAEFYAVVEELPEVADSLVVHLEAGDGGPGELLLFVVVAGGGVLDDGLLGRIRSALKSELSPRHLPDVIEAVPAVPRTMTGKKLEKPVKQILRGRPVDEVASPGAVDDPAALTAFAARAAR